A stretch of the Filimonas lacunae genome encodes the following:
- a CDS encoding acyltransferase family protein, whose protein sequence is MSKRILELDALRGFAALMVVLFHLTTLGNHSSVIFNLGCTGVDLFFIISGFVILMTLERCKSWKDFLISRFARLYPAYWTAVTFTALLIVITVVCNLPHLNYGISVKQYLVNMTMLQHWFKVRNVDGPYWTLTIELVFYFLMLLVFISGRLKNIELIGIPFLLLSFCYGLFETVFNSNALLHVISVAFPLIAYFPLFYAGIIMYKIKQETASPFRILMLLLCMGTQIYLFDKFHHNHTAISVTQYGSMLVAYFIIFLLFVYEKLDFIAIKPSLFYGRISYSLYLIHQFLSAGVLLPLLTGSWHLNFWLAVIIILAVNTLIAYLINRYIENVSLHFIKNRYSKK, encoded by the coding sequence ATGAGTAAGAGGATACTTGAGCTAGATGCCTTAAGAGGATTTGCTGCGTTAATGGTGGTGTTGTTTCATCTTACAACCCTTGGCAACCATAGCAGCGTGATTTTTAATTTAGGATGTACCGGGGTTGATCTGTTTTTTATTATCAGCGGCTTCGTAATATTAATGACCCTGGAAAGGTGCAAAAGCTGGAAAGATTTTCTGATCAGCCGTTTTGCCCGGTTATATCCTGCTTACTGGACTGCCGTAACTTTTACAGCTTTACTGATTGTAATAACAGTAGTATGTAACCTGCCACATCTTAATTACGGAATTTCAGTAAAACAATACCTTGTTAACATGACCATGCTACAGCACTGGTTTAAAGTGCGAAATGTAGATGGCCCTTATTGGACACTGACTATTGAGTTGGTATTCTACTTCCTGATGTTACTGGTTTTTATCAGCGGAAGGCTTAAGAACATTGAATTAATAGGTATTCCTTTTTTACTGCTTTCTTTTTGTTATGGCCTGTTTGAAACGGTTTTCAATAGTAACGCCCTGTTACATGTAATCAGTGTAGCGTTTCCATTGATAGCTTATTTTCCTTTGTTTTATGCAGGTATTATCATGTATAAGATAAAACAGGAAACGGCATCGCCTTTTCGCATACTGATGCTTTTGCTGTGTATGGGAACACAGATCTATTTGTTTGATAAATTTCATCATAACCATACCGCTATATCTGTAACTCAATATGGAAGCATGCTGGTGGCTTATTTTATCATCTTTCTTCTTTTCGTGTACGAAAAGCTGGACTTTATTGCCATTAAGCCATCTTTATTTTATGGAAGAATTTCTTATAGCCTTTATCTGATTCATCAGTTTTTAAGTGCAGGAGTTTTACTGCCTTTATTAACAGGTAGCTGGCATCTTAATTTTTGGCTGGCAGTGATCATTATTTTAGCTGTTAACACGCTGATTGCTTATCTTATTAACAGGTATATTGAAAATGTAAGTCTTCATTTTATAAAGAACAGGTATTCGAAAAAATAG
- a CDS encoding acyltransferase family protein has protein sequence MKNPTTDILKTQTLYFTRFLASYGVLLFHFYPKALLTDASLSWRLGEAVNYFFFISGFVMLVSNKRHLSDTHVLETFSRKDYWVRRLARIYPLYLLALLICVGFHYGVKNYDNSIPHRFPLEAAGLQRWIYPGSINFPGWSVSCEFFFYFLFPFILEIIVSWSWRKLTIVTTVMFVVSLLVTALTSGNWLPVHLRFIPAIDFINGTLHNHPVFKLGVFVAGCLCGLFYVKKPELVNRYFGGIAATISAVIIFAVLLGLPKGNDFIEGGGLTPVYFVFVLSICNLGATASRYLSNKLFIFLGEISFGVYILQFPVFLFYTYCFNNGNKLTTGIQFLLYTLVLVAVSIVCYYLYEKPLQKAIIRYFKEQDKKLMFKNVI, from the coding sequence ATGAAAAATCCAACTACTGATATCCTAAAAACACAAACACTATACTTCACTCGTTTTCTCGCATCATATGGGGTACTGCTCTTTCACTTTTATCCTAAAGCACTTTTAACCGATGCTTCTTTATCGTGGCGTTTAGGCGAAGCAGTAAACTATTTCTTTTTTATTTCCGGTTTTGTAATGCTGGTATCCAATAAAAGGCATTTATCGGATACTCATGTGCTGGAAACCTTTTCCCGTAAGGATTACTGGGTAAGAAGGCTGGCACGTATTTATCCGCTATATTTACTGGCATTACTTATTTGTGTAGGGTTTCATTACGGTGTTAAGAATTACGATAACAGTATTCCGCATCGCTTTCCGCTGGAAGCAGCAGGCTTGCAACGGTGGATATACCCGGGTTCAATCAACTTTCCCGGCTGGTCGGTTTCGTGCGAGTTCTTCTTCTACTTTCTCTTCCCTTTTATACTGGAAATAATAGTAAGCTGGTCATGGCGCAAGCTTACCATAGTAACTACCGTTATGTTTGTAGTAAGCTTATTGGTTACTGCACTTACCTCTGGCAACTGGCTTCCTGTTCATCTGCGATTTATTCCGGCTATAGATTTTATCAACGGCACCTTACATAATCATCCGGTATTTAAACTGGGTGTGTTTGTTGCAGGTTGCTTATGTGGGTTATTTTATGTAAAAAAGCCGGAGCTCGTTAACAGGTATTTTGGCGGTATAGCTGCTACTATATCTGCAGTTATCATCTTTGCGGTATTGCTGGGATTGCCTAAGGGGAATGATTTTATAGAAGGAGGGGGCTTAACCCCGGTTTATTTTGTATTTGTACTTTCTATCTGTAACCTGGGGGCTACAGCAAGCAGGTATTTATCTAACAAGCTATTCATATTCCTGGGCGAAATAAGTTTTGGGGTATATATTTTGCAGTTCCCTGTTTTTCTGTTCTACACCTACTGCTTTAACAACGGAAACAAGCTAACCACTGGCATTCAGTTTCTGTTGTATACGCTGGTACTGGTTGCAGTATCCATTGTATGTTATTATCTCTATGAAAAGCCTTTACAAAAAGCCATCATCAGGTATTTTAAAGAGCAGGATAAAAAGTTGATGTTTAAAAACGTTATATGA
- a CDS encoding transporter, producing MRILYITNPHEDYLADAVFHGFRTLFGSDCVDFPRCDVMYKNCPDYVKKNVRGNGFSLYSGLLDDIEVDRFNIPEKVRNNYFDLIVFSNIQRQFGLFYQFRPYLHKKNTVILDGDDTIHPFPARGFWWRRPYYWMIPKAHKQFLYFKREWTPDTRFSLLAQKLPAFIKKRVPQSANLRRVSFGFPEEKIVTTLPAKQKDFPVHVVDSELSARLPNTHTSYAFESEKEYYNDLQQSRFGITTKRGGWDCLRHYEIAANGAVMCFKQLQAKPANCAPHGLTGSNTIHYSHADDLLGKVAALSEQEYTQLQLNSLEWIKTKTTVKIAEGILEEIKKIK from the coding sequence ATGAGAATTCTTTATATTACTAACCCGCATGAAGACTACCTGGCTGATGCTGTTTTTCATGGTTTCAGAACTTTATTTGGCAGTGATTGTGTAGATTTTCCCAGGTGCGACGTGATGTATAAAAACTGCCCGGATTACGTGAAGAAAAATGTAAGAGGCAATGGCTTTAGCTTATACTCTGGTTTACTCGACGATATTGAAGTGGACAGGTTTAACATACCGGAAAAGGTGCGGAATAATTATTTCGATTTAATTGTGTTCAGTAATATCCAGCGGCAGTTTGGTTTATTTTATCAGTTTCGTCCTTATCTCCACAAAAAGAATACGGTTATACTGGATGGTGATGATACCATACATCCTTTTCCGGCCAGGGGGTTCTGGTGGAGAAGGCCGTACTATTGGATGATACCGAAAGCGCATAAACAGTTTTTGTATTTTAAAAGAGAATGGACTCCTGATACCCGATTTTCTTTACTGGCCCAGAAGTTACCTGCTTTCATTAAAAAGAGGGTGCCACAGTCTGCCAACTTAAGAAGGGTATCGTTTGGTTTTCCGGAAGAAAAAATAGTAACTACTTTGCCGGCTAAGCAAAAAGATTTTCCTGTACATGTAGTGGATAGTGAATTGTCGGCAAGGCTACCCAATACACATACCTCTTATGCCTTTGAATCGGAAAAAGAATATTATAACGATTTACAGCAATCCCGTTTTGGCATTACTACCAAACGCGGCGGCTGGGATTGTTTAAGGCATTACGAAATTGCAGCGAATGGCGCTGTGATGTGTTTTAAGCAGTTACAGGCAAAGCCTGCAAACTGTGCTCCTCATGGGTTAACAGGAAGTAATACCATCCATTATTCCCATGCAGATGATTTGCTGGGCAAAGTGGCAGCTTTATCTGAACAGGAGTATACACAGCTACAATTGAATTCACTGGAGTGGATAAAGACTAAGACCACGGTTAAAATTGCGGAAGGTATTCTGGAAGAGATTAAGAAGATAAAATAA
- a CDS encoding polysaccharide biosynthesis protein gives MALIPIYLSHWSVNVYGIWLAIQALVTVLSTLDKGHQNYLGFEFLKIGADKKKELSINLWSSIEVGLWTGLLEVLVIAGIVYSGLLMPMLGETSADNSQLVKDAGIVLLLQGIIWWITGSIGGILVRSLSPFGYYARMSWWGVWSAVITSIAPLIPVIMGKGLLEAGIAMAVATVVYNIPMFFDMFRLLKKEGVSISFSQKSSKLGWRNFFHSLALSGKDLLENLRQQGIRVILAPLSGATAMAAFSTIRTGANIALQGLGTLTNPLMPELMRFLNQRDQERMEASFGTVWMVLIAILTPGVLILQAFAPALFHVWTKGKITFDPLLFAILSLGVLVYAQAQPAMTIMRGNNLLRSQLIISILSALVVLAGMFTLVPMVGIVGAGIALLASELVATQGYKMVAHKWLVQHGLKWPAQASRIAHLSVLIATVFSTLMVLFPQHAYIILVVSLIAVGINVRWYWKRLPVLVIQKTNGLLKKIPVMGKLIKA, from the coding sequence ATGGCGCTTATCCCCATTTACCTGTCACATTGGTCGGTAAATGTATATGGAATATGGTTGGCTATCCAGGCTTTGGTGACCGTACTTTCTACATTAGACAAGGGGCATCAGAATTACCTGGGGTTTGAGTTCTTGAAAATTGGTGCAGACAAGAAAAAAGAATTATCTATCAACCTGTGGTCCAGTATAGAAGTAGGGCTGTGGACAGGTTTGCTGGAAGTGCTGGTGATTGCGGGTATCGTGTATTCAGGCCTTTTAATGCCAATGCTGGGCGAAACTTCGGCAGATAACAGCCAGCTGGTGAAAGATGCAGGTATTGTATTGTTATTGCAAGGGATTATATGGTGGATTACAGGTAGTATCGGAGGCATATTGGTGCGCTCCTTATCACCATTTGGATACTATGCACGTATGAGTTGGTGGGGAGTATGGTCGGCCGTCATTACCTCAATAGCTCCACTGATCCCTGTAATAATGGGCAAAGGTTTACTGGAAGCAGGTATTGCCATGGCTGTGGCAACTGTTGTATATAACATCCCCATGTTTTTTGATATGTTCCGGTTATTAAAGAAAGAGGGGGTAAGCATCAGCTTCAGTCAAAAATCATCCAAACTGGGCTGGCGTAACTTTTTTCATTCCCTGGCTTTGTCTGGTAAGGATTTACTGGAAAACTTAAGACAACAAGGGATACGGGTAATATTGGCCCCTCTTTCCGGAGCTACTGCTATGGCTGCTTTTTCTACCATACGCACGGGCGCTAATATTGCATTGCAAGGTTTAGGTACATTAACCAACCCGCTGATGCCGGAGTTAATGCGTTTTTTAAATCAGCGGGATCAGGAAAGAATGGAGGCTTCTTTTGGCACGGTATGGATGGTGTTGATTGCGATATTAACACCTGGTGTATTGATTTTACAGGCTTTTGCCCCTGCACTTTTCCATGTATGGACCAAAGGGAAGATTACATTTGATCCGTTGCTTTTTGCCATACTATCCCTGGGGGTATTAGTATATGCGCAGGCGCAGCCGGCTATGACAATTATGAGAGGTAACAACCTGTTACGTTCACAATTGATCATTTCTATTCTATCAGCATTAGTGGTGCTGGCAGGTATGTTTACGCTGGTGCCAATGGTAGGCATAGTAGGCGCTGGTATTGCATTGCTTGCTTCTGAGCTGGTGGCAACACAGGGGTATAAAATGGTGGCGCATAAATGGCTGGTTCAGCATGGGCTGAAATGGCCTGCGCAAGCTTCCCGGATAGCCCATTTGTCGGTGTTAATAGCTACTGTATTTTCTACATTAATGGTGTTGTTTCCGCAACATGCATACATCATTCTGGTAGTTTCCTTAATTGCAGTAGGCATCAATGTGCGTTGGTACTGGAAAAGGCTGCCGGTATTGGTTATTCAAAAAACAAACGGATTGCTTAAAAAAATACCGGTAATGGGCAAATTGATAAAAGCCTGA
- a CDS encoding acyltransferase family protein: MSSQNKGSYRLHTLDSLRGIASFQVLMHHCLIMSALFYGAFTTHAKDAGPMVKLLTNSVLHVLWAGHEAVILFFVMSGFVLAIPYYNEKNGSYLSFFIKRIFRIYLPYLIALGIGIVLNLYFSSAPRIEHLSEWFNGFYDKPVTGSDVAGFMFPMQGRFHNVVTSLWSLPIELKVSLLFPFIAILFKRLSISACIAVTAANLVFYHIGKHFGFQSHWKDFGLFYYLTFFLVGALLSKYHQQILAYFEKLSKWQTVIVLLIAIVLYTYKWLIPVLPAPLLKVAAKIPADYVVCMASVLLLVLSISSSASALLNHKYLIELGKVSFSLYLLHPIVIGVVGFTLANYLPVYLLIILSVLLSLVISVPFHYYVEWPIQKLGRKFADKI, translated from the coding sequence ATGAGTTCACAAAACAAAGGATCTTACAGGCTCCATACCCTAGACTCTTTACGGGGCATTGCTTCTTTCCAGGTATTAATGCACCACTGTTTAATTATGTCGGCTTTGTTCTACGGTGCATTTACTACTCATGCAAAGGATGCAGGCCCTATGGTAAAACTATTGACCAATTCCGTATTGCATGTGCTTTGGGCCGGGCATGAAGCGGTAATTCTTTTCTTTGTAATGAGTGGCTTTGTACTGGCCATTCCCTATTACAATGAAAAGAATGGCAGTTATCTTTCTTTTTTCATAAAAAGAATCTTCAGAATTTATCTGCCTTACCTTATTGCATTGGGCATAGGCATAGTGTTAAACCTTTATTTTAGCAGCGCACCGCGTATTGAACATTTAAGCGAGTGGTTTAATGGTTTTTATGATAAGCCAGTCACCGGTTCAGATGTTGCTGGATTTATGTTTCCCATGCAAGGACGTTTTCATAATGTAGTAACTTCTTTATGGAGCCTGCCCATTGAATTGAAAGTATCCCTGTTATTTCCTTTTATAGCTATTTTATTCAAGCGTTTGTCAATATCGGCATGTATTGCTGTTACAGCGGCTAACCTGGTGTTTTACCATATAGGCAAACACTTTGGTTTCCAATCGCATTGGAAAGATTTTGGGCTGTTCTATTACCTTACCTTTTTTCTGGTAGGAGCTCTCTTATCTAAATACCATCAGCAGATACTGGCTTATTTTGAAAAGCTGAGTAAATGGCAAACCGTAATAGTGTTGCTGATAGCCATTGTACTGTATACCTATAAATGGCTGATTCCGGTGTTGCCGGCACCTTTATTAAAAGTGGCAGCTAAGATTCCGGCTGATTATGTGGTTTGTATGGCATCTGTGCTATTGCTGGTGTTATCTATCAGCAGCAGTGCGTCGGCATTGTTAAATCATAAATATCTTATAGAGTTAGGTAAGGTTTCTTTTAGCTTGTATCTGTTACATCCTATTGTTATTGGCGTGGTTGGGTTTACACTGGCAAATTATTTGCCTGTATATCTCTTGATCATTTTATCTGTGCTGCTTTCATTAGTAATATCAGTGCCATTCCATTATTATGTAGAATGGCCTATTCAGAAACTAGGCCGAAAATTTGCTGATAAAATTTAA
- a CDS encoding glycosyltransferase family 2 protein — MQPEISIITIVYNGLPFLKECVESVLKQQFQNWELLISDDVSTDGSREYLTALNDPRIKLFAQEKNLGIFGNLNFLFQQAAAPVCQILCQDDYFLSETSLQQVVNYWNTAAPETGFARFNHESVTGKHLLEYQKSSVPALIKAGKADIWFYIFGNLPGNLSNVSLRTSLFAKAGWFDQSLPYAGDFEFWSRAARFVDFGVVDTSVTYIRRHPNVASNYLNKKGELIRQKHIIVERLYNAVQEQYPGNTFFVKLHGTLQYDSLQRDAAIKFYLKGNKNFFKELNGLKSGYAFSSLGKWLLYIISAGGRCGRIFSAKRLLKGV, encoded by the coding sequence ATGCAACCTGAGATATCCATTATTACAATCGTATACAATGGTCTTCCGTTTTTGAAAGAATGTGTGGAATCGGTACTAAAGCAACAATTTCAGAACTGGGAGTTGCTGATTAGTGACGATGTAAGTACAGACGGATCGCGAGAATACCTGACTGCTTTAAATGATCCCAGGATAAAATTATTTGCACAGGAGAAGAACCTGGGCATCTTTGGCAATCTGAACTTTTTATTTCAGCAGGCGGCTGCTCCTGTTTGCCAGATCCTTTGCCAGGATGATTATTTCCTGTCGGAGACTTCGCTGCAACAGGTAGTAAATTACTGGAACACGGCTGCGCCTGAAACCGGTTTTGCCCGGTTTAATCATGAATCAGTTACAGGAAAGCACTTGCTGGAATATCAAAAATCATCAGTTCCTGCTTTAATAAAGGCAGGAAAAGCAGACATCTGGTTTTATATATTCGGCAACCTGCCCGGTAACCTGTCGAATGTATCGTTACGCACCAGTCTTTTTGCAAAGGCAGGATGGTTTGATCAAAGCTTGCCTTACGCGGGTGATTTTGAATTTTGGAGCAGGGCAGCAAGGTTTGTTGATTTTGGTGTAGTAGATACTTCTGTTACCTATATCAGAAGACATCCTAATGTAGCTTCCAACTACCTGAATAAGAAAGGGGAACTGATCAGGCAAAAACACATTATTGTAGAAAGATTGTATAATGCCGTGCAGGAACAATATCCCGGAAATACCTTCTTTGTGAAGTTGCATGGAACATTGCAGTACGACTCATTACAGCGCGATGCAGCTATTAAATTTTACCTGAAGGGGAATAAAAATTTCTTTAAAGAGCTGAACGGGTTAAAATCGGGATACGCGTTTTCTTCGTTGGGTAAATGGCTGTTGTATATTATTTCTGCAGGAGGAAGATGTGGTAGAATTTTTTCCGCTAAAAGATTACTGAAGGGGGTATAA